The segment CTTTATCGGTACTTGTCCAGTGTAAAGGCTGGCGTTTTTCCCATCAAACTATCTGCTCTCGGGATGGCAGCAGAAAATCTTTCCCCAAATTTTATTGGCTTAAGGCTTGATCAATTTCCCAATCTCATCCGGCAGAAACTGCTGATCCCATGGATGCCATAGCCATTGCTCGTTTTCTTTGTAAAGATAAAAGGAATGGGCCAATTTTGCATCGGTGTATAATACCATTTGATAGATATCCGGGTCCTGTTGCTCCGCCTTTCCTTCCGGCGGCGGAGGTATATAAGCTTCAGTCAAAAGTCTTTTAAATTCTTCAAGTTCTCCTGCACCGGTAATGCGGTTTAACAGTTCCGGGACATTTTCTCCTGTGTAAATTTCGATACTCTTTACCCGCTCCAAATCCACGTCTTTGAAATGGTGCGGAAAGTCTTTCCCTGCCTGTTCTTCCACGTATAGGCGATAGCCATTCACTTCATGCTCATCTGCTACAGCCAGCAACTCCGGCAAGCCGTTGACTTTAAAAAGATCGGTGCCTTTTTCCCAAAAAGCCGCATCGCCGTTTTTGACTTGATAATTGGGGTTGCTGATGTTATCTGCCACTTTAAAATTTACTTCCCCTGTCTTTTTTCCAATACCGCTCTCCTCGTTGATGACTGCAGAGTCTACCGAAGTGTAATGCTTGCCTTCAAATTGAATAAAGTCCACCCAATCGATGACCGTATGTGATTGGCAAGCCGCTAAACTGAGGCAAACCAATGCCAGGATTACTAGTCTTTTCATAGATTTGCCTCCATTGATTACGCTTTATGGAGTAGACGCTTCCAGGAAATAATTGGTTACAGCAAAAAGAACTTTTTCAAAGAGCAGACATCTCGGTCAGCTCCCGCAATTGCCTTATTCTCTCAGCATCGCTTCGACAATCGCTTCCACATGGATTTCTGTTGTATTCATCTGCGGAATAGCCGAATCTTCCGGTTTGATCAGCATCGGCAGTTCCGTGCAGCCGAGTATGACTCCCTGGATACCGTTCTGCTCTGCCATCCTGGACACAATTTTTAGAAACGCGTCTTTCGTTTCAGGTTCAACGATTCCTTTTTCCAGTTCTTCTACGATTTTCTCATGAATGAAATCCTGCTCCTGCTGATTCGGCACCACGATTTCTTTTTGGGCAGCAGCAAATATTTGCGGAAAAAAATCATTTTCCATCGTGAATTTAGTGCCCAGCAGACCAATTTTCTCCAACTTCATTTTGTCAGCGGTACGGGCTGTTTCTTCTACAATGCTGATTAGCGGAATCCCGACTTCTTTCTGCACTTCCTCAAATACGATATGTGCCGTATTAGCGGTCAATACCGCGTACTCAGCTCCCGCTTTTTCGAGGGCTAGCACAGCCAATGCCAAATAATCGGTGAGATCTTCTGTCTTCCCTTTTTCCAGCAGCTCAAAAATTTTATACATATTGATGCTATTGATCAGGAATTCGGGCAGTTCTTCATTATTCCCTGTCTTTTCCTGATACTTGGCGATAATCGCCTGATAATAATCGACAGTCGATTCCGGACCTGTCCCTCCAATAAGGCCTAATTTTCGCATAAGGCGTCTCTCCTTTGATAATCAAAATCCATTTAACCCCTACTATACCCATTATCCCAACTGCTTTAATCTCTTTTCTGTTTTCATGCAATCAAAAAAGCCTTCCACAGAAATGGAAAGCTTCTGAAATCAGTTTTTTGCAGCTGCAGGAAAATATCGGCCCTTTAGGCGGGTGGAGATGATTTCCAGGACAATCGCGAAAATGAGGATCATATACGTAATCATTCCGACTTCACGCAAGTCAAAATAAAACCCTGATGCCATGAACAATTCAAAACCAATTCCCCCTGCTCCTGCGGCGGCCCCCATTGCCACAGCGACTGAAAAGTTGATTTCAAAGCGAAGGAAAGTCCAGGACAATAGATAAGTAAAAGTCGAAGGCAGAACAGCGTGCACGACAATATGCCACCAGTTAGCACCCGTTGCTCGAAGTGCTTCGATAATGCCTTTGTCCACTTCTTCAAAAGCTTCCGAAAAGGCTTTTACCAAGTAAGCGATGGAATGGAACAGCATACCGAGCACTGCCGCTTCACTGCCAAGTCCTGCGGCAATGGCAAAAATCAGCACCCATAGGACTGTCGGCACTGCCCGGATAAACGCCACCACAATTCGCACCGATTTTGAAACCCAGGCTTTCGATAAGTTCGTAGCCGCCATCAAAGCCAGGAAAAAAGCGATTCCCGCTCCCAGGATGGTGGACAAAAAGGCGAGGCCCAGCGTGATGCCGACTTGATAGAATGCCTCTCCCCATGTGAAATGGGTGAGTGCGGGTTCAAGGAACATCGTTTTTAAGTTATAGATCGTTTCCGGGATCGCTTTTGCCAAATCCAGGCCCGTATAGTCAAAGAACAAAAAAGCCAAAACCGTTAAAGCTGCGAGTGCTGCTATTGTCCAGGCAATCAGCTTTTCTGAAGGGCTGCCGGATTTGATGGAAATTCGGCCATCCGCTGTTCGTTTTATGTATGTGCTTGCTTCCATTACAGAATCACCTTCCGGATATGGTTTGATATCAGTTCAATCAAGATGACTGCCAGCACAATGCTGAAAGTAACAAGGGCAACCGCATTGTAGTTGAGCGTTTTATAGTACAGATCGAACGTATAACCGATGCCGGTGCCTGTTAAAATCCCTACCAGCGTCGCATTCCGGATATTGGTTTCAATCATGAACAAAATCCAGCTGATCATCTGGGGCAAACATTGAGGAAGCACGGCTTTAAAAACAATCTGGAAGTAAGTAGCTCCCGTTGCCCGCAGCGCTTCTACTGCACTTTGGCTGGTCTCATCAATCGATTCGATGAACGCCCGTGTCAGAAATCCAACCGATCCCACAAACAATGCCAAGTACCCGGTAACCGAGTTTTGCCCAAAGGACAACAGCAAAATTAAAGCCCAAGCAACTACCGGAATATTCCGTGAGACAGAAGCGACGAAACGTGCAAATACGCCGATGGCTTTGTTCGTTCCCGTGCTCTTAGAGCCCATCAGCCCTAAGAAAAACGCGACAATGGTTCCTGTTGTCGTTGCAGCTACAGACATCAGAATGGTTTCAATCAGTTTGTCTAAAATTGTCGGCAATCGTTCCAGTGATTCCTGTGTAATAAATAGATTGGAGAAAATCCAGCCCAATGCTTCAGGCAAGGTCGCAATGCCGTGAACGATATTAAAGCCGGTGATTGCGGAAGAAGCAATGGTCATTCCGATGATCAACAGGATAAAAAGAATGGTCTGCCCTTTCCGGCTGGTTTTCATATGTTTTTCATTCACTGTCATTGCTCCTTACACCGTAACCAGTTCCCTGATTTCCGGAATAGTTTGGGTTTTCGTTCCGTAGATGGCGTCCGTGTGATGTGTTTGCAACAGCTTGCTTGGTCCGTCAAAAACAATGCCGCCTTTGTTCAAACCGATTATACGGTCGGAATAGTTTCGCGCCACGTCTACTTGGTGTAAGTTGACAATACACGTAATGCCCAGTTCTTGTGTAATCGATTTTAAATGGTCCATAATGACTTTCGAAGCGTTTGGATCAAGCGATGCAATCGGTTCATCGCATAAAACGATTTTGGGCTCCTGAATCAGTGAACGTGCAATGCCGACCCGCTGCTGTTGGCCACCGCTCAACTGATCGCAGCGCTTATAGGCATGTTCTTCAATCCCCAGTTTTTCCAGCAGAAAGAAGGCATGTTCTTTTTCCTGTTCGGTGAATTTCCCGAAGATGCCTTGCAGCGTGGTTTTGTAGCCGAAGCGTCCGTGCAGGACATTTTCAATGACTGATAAACGCGGCACCAAATTGTA is part of the Planococcus shenhongbingii genome and harbors:
- the phnE gene encoding phosphonate ABC transporter, permease protein PhnE, with the translated sequence MNEKHMKTSRKGQTILFILLIIGMTIASSAITGFNIVHGIATLPEALGWIFSNLFITQESLERLPTILDKLIETILMSVAATTTGTIVAFFLGLMGSKSTGTNKAIGVFARFVASVSRNIPVVAWALILLLSFGQNSVTGYLALFVGSVGFLTRAFIESIDETSQSAVEALRATGATYFQIVFKAVLPQCLPQMISWILFMIETNIRNATLVGILTGTGIGYTFDLYYKTLNYNAVALVTFSIVLAVILIELISNHIRKVIL
- the phnC gene encoding phosphonate ABC transporter ATP-binding protein, producing MSLLQIENLGKSYNSETKVLQNLNFEVESGEFLSVIGPSGAGKSTLLRCINRMVEIDEGKIFFDGQDIRALNKKELRKLRTNIGMIFQHYNLVPRLSVIENVLHGRFGYKTTLQGIFGKFTEQEKEHAFFLLEKLGIEEHAYKRCDQLSGGQQQRVGIARSLIQEPKIVLCDEPIASLDPNASKVIMDHLKSITQELGITCIVNLHQVDVARNYSDRIIGLNKGGIVFDGPSKLLQTHHTDAIYGTKTQTIPEIRELVTV
- a CDS encoding aspartate/glutamate racemase family protein; translated protein: MRKLGLIGGTGPESTVDYYQAIIAKYQEKTGNNEELPEFLINSINMYKIFELLEKGKTEDLTDYLALAVLALEKAGAEYAVLTANTAHIVFEEVQKEVGIPLISIVEETARTADKMKLEKIGLLGTKFTMENDFFPQIFAAAQKEIVVPNQQEQDFIHEKIVEELEKGIVEPETKDAFLKIVSRMAEQNGIQGVILGCTELPMLIKPEDSAIPQMNTTEIHVEAIVEAMLRE
- a CDS encoding ABC transporter permease subunit; protein product: MEASTYIKRTADGRISIKSGSPSEKLIAWTIAALAALTVLAFLFFDYTGLDLAKAIPETIYNLKTMFLEPALTHFTWGEAFYQVGITLGLAFLSTILGAGIAFFLALMAATNLSKAWVSKSVRIVVAFIRAVPTVLWVLIFAIAAGLGSEAAVLGMLFHSIAYLVKAFSEAFEEVDKGIIEALRATGANWWHIVVHAVLPSTFTYLLSWTFLRFEINFSVAVAMGAAAGAGGIGFELFMASGFYFDLREVGMITYMILIFAIVLEIISTRLKGRYFPAAAKN